A genomic stretch from Arachis stenosperma cultivar V10309 chromosome 3, arast.V10309.gnm1.PFL2, whole genome shotgun sequence includes:
- the LOC130969093 gene encoding non-legume hemoglobin-like, whose amino-acid sequence MAFTAEQESLVVNSWNVLKNNSADHGLKFFLKIFSAAPEATPLFSYLRDTSVPLEQNPKLKTHANLVFVMIAESAVQLRKAGKVTVGESNLKHLGVVHLKLGIQDAHFAVAKSALLETIKEGVGEQWSAALSDAWGVAYDQLVAAIKAEMK is encoded by the exons ATGGCATTCACGGCAGAGCAAGAATCCCTCGTGGTGAACTCATGGAATGTTCTCAAGAACAATTCTGCGGACCACGGTCTCAAGTTTTTCTTGaa aATATTCAGTGCTGCCCCAGAAGCAACGCCATTGTTCTCATATTTGAGAGATACAAGTGTTCCTTTGGAGCAAAACCCTAAGCTTAAGACACATGCCAACCTTGTCTTTGTCAtg ATTGCTGAATCGGCAGTTCAACTACGAAAAGCTGGAAAAGTGACGGTAGGAGAATCAAACTTGAAACATTTAGGCGTTGTTCATCTCAAACTTGGTATTCAAGATGCACACTTTGCG GTGGCAAAATCGGCACTTTTGGAGACTATAAAAGAAGGAGTTGGTGAACAATGGTCAGCAGCATTGAGCGATGCATGGGGAGTGGCTTATGATCAATTGGTTGCTGCCATCAAAGCTGAGATGAAGTAG